The following proteins are encoded in a genomic region of Pseudobdellovibrionaceae bacterium:
- a CDS encoding 5-formyltetrahydrofolate cyclo-ligase, translating to MQTTEETVQKQAMRKAFLLKRKGVAPIYNSDFLKKENCVIGFLTQLLQSISQDNGKDFSIGAYRSLNGEVPLKGLFSTLPYPCSFPKVQDGGLHFYSADKEALHTTNLQNKKYWVKSNLGVWEPQCSKESLTPKVLLIPGVAFDKNFMRLGFGGGFYDKFLKNYKGIKIGISFSDYVLEEPLPSENHDVAMDFLVTDKCILQKVNSLKIKE from the coding sequence GTGCAAACGACAGAAGAAACTGTACAAAAACAGGCAATGCGAAAAGCTTTTTTACTAAAGCGTAAAGGTGTTGCACCAATATATAACTCTGATTTTCTAAAAAAAGAAAACTGTGTAATTGGTTTTTTAACACAATTATTACAATCCATTAGCCAAGACAACGGTAAAGACTTTTCTATTGGTGCTTATCGTTCTTTAAATGGAGAGGTTCCTTTAAAGGGGCTTTTCTCTACCTTGCCTTATCCTTGCAGTTTTCCAAAGGTGCAAGACGGGGGTTTACATTTTTATTCGGCAGACAAAGAGGCTTTGCACACAACTAATCTTCAAAATAAAAAATACTGGGTTAAAAGTAATTTGGGTGTTTGGGAGCCTCAGTGTAGTAAAGAAAGCCTTACCCCTAAGGTGTTATTAATTCCTGGTGTGGCCTTTGATAAAAACTTTATGCGATTGGGTTTTGGCGGTGGCTTTTATGATAAGTTTTTAAAAAATTACAAAGGCATTAAAATAGGTATTAGTTTTAGTGATTATGTTTTAGAAGAGCCACTTCCTTCAGAAAATCATGATGTGGCTATGGATTTTCTTGTTACTGATAAATGCATTTTACAAAAAGTGAACTCATTAAAAATTAAGGAATAA
- a CDS encoding cell division protein ZapA: MQTSIHEIRVGKQAVNIKSSKSKEEVQAIVKFVNKKFRELTKSSQGISFQNAMILISLSLTEELFETKKQATNSLGQLEKKAQKIFSTLESSQIL; encoded by the coding sequence ATGCAAACAAGCATACATGAAATTAGAGTTGGAAAACAAGCAGTTAATATTAAGTCCTCTAAAAGTAAAGAGGAAGTTCAAGCTATTGTAAAGTTTGTAAATAAAAAGTTTAGGGAGTTAACCAAGTCTAGTCAGGGTATTTCTTTCCAAAACGCAATGATTTTAATTAGTTTGTCTCTAACCGAAGAGTTGTTTGAAACTAAAAAACAGGCCACAAATTCTCTAGGACAATTAGAGAAAAAAGCACAGAAAATTTTTTCAACCTTAGAATCTTCTCAAATTTTATAA